TTTGATAGGTTCAGTAGTATCAGTCACATTTTCATGTACATCTAGTACTTGtgcataaaatgttttcattttatctTTTGAAGAGTTTgatttgtacaataaattaacagTTACAAAATCATCCTTAGAAAAACCAGAAATAGTAACTTCTTCAAGTTCTACACTTACTTTTTTATGCTGTTTTTTTTGGCTATGACTTgctgtatttattttaggatTTGGAATATTACATTTACTTGTAGATGGCTGATCAATATCATCATATTCTTCATCGCTTTGGTCTGCCTTGGAAGCAATACTCTTACCAGGTTGTGCACATActtttttacgtttattttttcttaagttATTTGTTTCATTTGATCTTGAGTCTGATAAAAACTGCTCAAAAGTTTTACACCATTTTGACCCATTAATTTCACTACTAGTCGATTCGTCAAGATTTGTTTGGATGGTAGGCAATTTACTAATTACCTTATTTTTGTCAATAGGGTAAATTCCTGTAGCTTTAAATCCagctattaaattttttgatgccatattttcaatttgtagtttatctaatgcatttttaaaaattcttggaAATTCAGTTTTAGGAATACAACctcggtttttatttttgtaagtaaataaaGATTTTCGCCATTGGATTTTTAGCGGCCTAAAGAACGCCACGTCTAATGGTTGGCACAGATGTGTGCTATTTggtggtaataaaataaatctaatgtTATACTTTTTACATTCATCAATAACAGATAATGATATGTGGCTCGCTAAGTTGTCGCCTATCATAGCTTTTGGGATGTCCACTGGAAATTTTCGAAAATATGGTAGTACTATCTTATTAAACCAGTCTTCAAAAATGACTCCGTCAAACCATCCAGACTTTGAGCGATTGTATCTTGTTCCTCTCGGCCCTCCATCTATCCAACTATCATACAGGTGCTCTGCTTTGTAAACCACATACGGTGGTAGTAAGAAACCCGAAGCTGTTCCTGCAAACATGACGGACACGCTTGACTTAGATGAATCCAGTATACGTTCAGGGTGTTTACATCCTCGTCTTGTAATAACTTTACATTTTCCAGGATCATCAGTCATATTTGTTtcgtcataattaattattaattgtggtAAAACTCCAGCCAACGAATTTTCAAGGTTGTCAAAATATTGCGTTATTATATGTGGATTTATTTCTGCCCTTgaccttttaatattttcagcTAATCTCTCGCTCAGAACAGACTTGTGACggtttataaaacttttaaccCAAGTGTATCCAGGTAAATTACCATTAAATCTTGGATCTTTGacaccattattatttaaaaaactctGCACTAATAGCCTTATGTCGAGAGAAGTGAACGGAAAACCCCACTTGCTTGATAAAATTATCCCATTGACTAAACTTTCCTCGTCAACATTTGAAAGGGCATTAGGCCTACCAACTTTCaacgtatttttttcattcacttTTCTTTGAATGGTTGATTTTGAAACCCCGTACTTCGCTGCTGCCTCACGATATGTAAGTTTTTTGAATCTAACATCATTAATAGCTTTTTGTAACGACTGAGTGGAATAATTTTGATATGCTCTacctccaattttttttttgtagtttccCATTGtatgtctaaataaaaaaaaaatatttatatgtcatAGATACCTAATCGAGTTTtatatcaagaaaaataaaatgatgttACATCAAAATTACATAACTTGGGACACTAATTCTAACTTGGGACGTTGTCCCAAGTTaccataaaaactattaattttcaaaatttcacgATAACagcaaaaattacatataattgataacaatgaaatattgtatattattcacgTGTAGTTGCTGCAACTAATGTTGTATTCCACATTTACATTCAACTAATAGCTAGCCGTGTAtacaccacgattaaagatagtatggttgcccaacgagctaTGATAAGACGGCATTGGATTTAAATCGGACCCCGGGCACTAGCACTTCTAgtggactattttataatttataatataatatgatcattatacagggtcttccaaatttcggtcttttgtcacacgaaatttggaacactctgtatatatttttattgtatataggtataacataacaatttttattagttttaatttgaaccaaTATGAGCGCTGTATGCGGGGGTCCCCGTAGATCACGTGACTTTTCGATTCAAACCGTATGccgtgtgataacatttttctaatgggtcgatgggcaaccatactatcttaaatcgtggtatacACTAAGTTTTAACATggttttataacatataataatctacatatctatttatatttaaataataagtacttacaatGTGAGAACGTCTGCGCATCAAGACGATCGTTGTGAAAGTGATGATAAACAAATGTGTGATTATACGGAGGTGATAACAACATTTCTAGTGCTCAAATCTTATCATTGATAAtgctatataatttgtattcaagtTACCCACATGTCCCAAGTAAGGCCATTTTACGGTACACATGCCCCATAacctttaacatttaaaatatatgatgcaTATACGTAATTTTAGATTAGAACTAAAAAGAATTATATCAGTACCTGAAATACGACaagttataataagtaatatagttTTACATCCAGCCGGTAAACGACTTCTAATTCAAACCAGAGATAGTATTTTACGTATGATGGACTTACATACGACGGCAATCATACAGTGGTTTAGGGtaagtatttacatataaaaagatttaacatgataaatacaaatgttaacTTTGATAGGGTGGTGTAAACAACAAAGTACAAACAGGATGTGTATTGAGTCCTTGTGGTAATCTTGTGTTTGGCTGTGGCGAAGACGGACTAGTTAATGTTTGGGAAGCGTATACTGCTAAACAATTGGCATTTTATACGAATCGTCAAGATTTATCAGCTGCCACTAGTGGCGCAGTAGATTACCATCCACACGATCATATGATAGTATTTGGGGTatatactcaaaataaaaattcgccAATTTATGTTGCTCAATACACAAAGTAAGTGGTCAGCTGTTTTTTACATTATCATAAGAAATTCTAAATTTTGGATCATATTATTACAGAGAAAATGAAACAGACATTGGTTTGAGGTTTTTGATTCCAATAGAACATAAACAAAAAGCTTTCGGGCATATTAATCACCAGACAGCAGAATatggatatttaaataaattaaaaacaaaagaacatGATAGTCAACGTATGATGCCACTAGTCAATATCATTAAGAGAATGGACagtgttttaaattca
This portion of the Acyrthosiphon pisum isolate AL4f chromosome A1, pea_aphid_22Mar2018_4r6ur, whole genome shotgun sequence genome encodes:
- the LOC103308987 gene encoding jouberin, with the translated sequence MMHIRNFRLELKRIISVPEIRQVIISNIVLHPAGKRLLIQTRDSILRMMDLHTTAIIQWFRGGVNNKVQTGCVLSPCGNLVFGCGEDGLVNVWEAYTAKQLAFYTNRQDLSAATSGAVDYHPHDHMIVFGVYTQNKNSPIYVAQYTKENETDIGLRFLIPIEHKQKAFGHINHQTAEYGYLNKLKTKEHDSQRMMPLVNIIKRMDSVLNSFKIKE